In the Bombus pyrosoma isolate SC7728 linkage group LG15, ASM1482585v1, whole genome shotgun sequence genome, one interval contains:
- the LOC122575371 gene encoding lysyl oxidase homolog 3A isoform X3, with product MRSRMNWKVLVVGFLMTLALVDVCVGNNGTWDKVREKKARIVKKLKKDIRKLKKQEGAVKLVGGENGGHEGRYWMDNVYCDGSENELSKCRFDGWGASDCEGGEAAGVICAREQQDEEDEGMAKGKPKRKSGKRRIKDIHQQGVAIRLAGGRVHNEGRVEIKLGNSDWGVVCGDSWSLFEAAVVCRQLGLGYASDAIQTNFFGGEKIPMTISGVQCHGDENNLIDCLHDKLLDCPGPIENVAGVVCLREMPDLVFDHIELMRTAHLEDRQLYWLQCAMEENCVASQAYKVQKESENWHLETRRLLRFTARILNAGIADFRPSVPKHLWEWHMCHMHYHSMEVFATFDVLDLNGTRLAEGHKASFCLEDNQCLPGVEPRYKCANYGDQGISVNCSDIYKHNIDCQWVDITELPTGEYIFKVAVNPEFKVGEMSFDNNAAICRLLYTESFATVHSCVMGRPSTTNL from the exons ATGAGATCGAGAATGAATTGGAAGGTTTTAGTGGTTGGATTCTTGATGACGTTGGCGTTGGTGGACGTCTGTGTAGGGAACAACGGTACCTGGGATAAAGTTCGCGAGAAGAAGGCGCGGATagtgaagaaattgaagaaggaTATCCGGAAGTTGAAAAAGCAAGAGGGAGCGGTTAAGTTGGTGGGTGGAGAGAACGGTGGACACGAAG GAAGATATTGGATGGACAACGTGTATTGCGACGGGAGCGAGAACGAACTGTCGAAGTGCCGCTTCGACGGATGGGGTGCTTCCGACTGCGAGGGCGGCGAAGCAGCCGGTGTAATTTGCGCCCGCGAGCAGCAAGACGAGGAGGATGAAGGGATGGCGAAGGGAAAGCCGAAAAGGAAGTCGGGGAAACGGAGAATCAAGGATATCCATCAACAGGGAGTGGCGATAAGGTTGGCCGGCGGCCGTGTCCATAACGAAGGCAGAGTGGAGATCAAACTAGGAAATTCAG attgGGGTGTAGTTTGTGGTGATAGTTGGTCCCTATTCGAAGCCGCGGTGGTTTGCCGGCAATTGGGCCTAGGTTACGCCTCCGACGCCATCCAGACCAACTTCTTTGGCGGCGAGAAGATACCTATGACCATCAGTGGCGTACAGTGTCACGGAGACGAGAACAATCTGATCGACTGTCTGCACGACAAGCTTCTCGATTGTCCAG GTCCGATAGAGAACGTGGCAGGCGTAGTATGTCTTCGAGAGATGCCAGATCTGGTATTCGATCACATAGAACTCATGCGAACGGCGCATCTCGAGGATAGACAACTATACTGGTTACAATGTGCTATGGAGGAGAATTGTGTTGCTTCTCAGGCTTATAAGGTACAAAAGGAATCGGAGAATTGGCACCTAGAAACGAGGAGACTTTTAAGATTCACTGCGAGAATTTTAAACGCTGGAATCGCGGATTTTCGACCATCAGTACCGAAACACCTTTGGGAATGGCATATGTGTCATAT GCATTACCACTCGATGGAGGTGTTCGCGACGTTCGACGTGTTGGACTTGAACGGAACACGGTTGGCAGAGGGTCACAAAGCGTCCTTTTGCTTGGAGGACAATCAATGCTTGCCTGGAGTGGAGCCGAG ATACAAATGCGCCAATTACGGTGACCAAGGTATTTCCGTGAATTGTAGCGACATTTACAAGCACAACATCGATTGCCAGTGGGTGGATATAACGGAACTTCCAACCGGAGAGTATATTTTCAAG GTGGCGGTGAATCCGGAGTTCAAAGTGGGCGAGATGTCGTTCGACAATAACGCGGCAATTTGTCGTTTACTCTACACGGAATCGTTCGCCACTGTACATAGTTGCGTCATGGGTCGGCCTTCAACTACGAACCTTTAG
- the LOC122575371 gene encoding lysyl oxidase homolog 3A isoform X1, which translates to MRSRMNWKVLVVGFLMTLALVDVCVGNNGTWDKVREKKARIVKKLKKDIRKLKKQEGAVKLVGGENGGHEGNVEILHDGKWGSVCDDEWDYLEANVVCRQLGFDGAIKPTSNGHFGQARRRYWMDNVYCDGSENELSKCRFDGWGASDCEGGEAAGVICAREQQDEEDEGMAKGKPKRKSGKRRIKDIHQQGVAIRLAGGRVHNEGRVEIKLGNSDWGVVCGDSWSLFEAAVVCRQLGLGYASDAIQTNFFGGEKIPMTISGVQCHGDENNLIDCLHDKLLDCPGPIENVAGVVCLREMPDLVFDHIELMRTAHLEDRQLYWLQCAMEENCVASQAYKVQKESENWHLETRRLLRFTARILNAGIADFRPSVPKHLWEWHMCHMHYHSMEVFATFDVLDLNGTRLAEGHKASFCLEDNQCLPGVEPRYKCANYGDQGISVNCSDIYKHNIDCQWVDITELPTGEYIFKVAVNPEFKVGEMSFDNNAAICRLLYTESFATVHSCVMGRPSTTNL; encoded by the exons ATGAGATCGAGAATGAATTGGAAGGTTTTAGTGGTTGGATTCTTGATGACGTTGGCGTTGGTGGACGTCTGTGTAGGGAACAACGGTACCTGGGATAAAGTTCGCGAGAAGAAGGCGCGGATagtgaagaaattgaagaaggaTATCCGGAAGTTGAAAAAGCAAGAGGGAGCGGTTAAGTTGGTGGGTGGAGAGAACGGTGGACACGAAG GAAACGTGGAAATACTTCACGATGGGAAATGGGGCAGCGTATGCGACGACGAATGGGATTACTTGGAGGCCAATGTGGTTTGCAGGCAATTAGGCTTCGACGGTGCAATTAAACCGACGTCGAACGGCCACTTTGGTCAGGCCAGAA GAAGATATTGGATGGACAACGTGTATTGCGACGGGAGCGAGAACGAACTGTCGAAGTGCCGCTTCGACGGATGGGGTGCTTCCGACTGCGAGGGCGGCGAAGCAGCCGGTGTAATTTGCGCCCGCGAGCAGCAAGACGAGGAGGATGAAGGGATGGCGAAGGGAAAGCCGAAAAGGAAGTCGGGGAAACGGAGAATCAAGGATATCCATCAACAGGGAGTGGCGATAAGGTTGGCCGGCGGCCGTGTCCATAACGAAGGCAGAGTGGAGATCAAACTAGGAAATTCAG attgGGGTGTAGTTTGTGGTGATAGTTGGTCCCTATTCGAAGCCGCGGTGGTTTGCCGGCAATTGGGCCTAGGTTACGCCTCCGACGCCATCCAGACCAACTTCTTTGGCGGCGAGAAGATACCTATGACCATCAGTGGCGTACAGTGTCACGGAGACGAGAACAATCTGATCGACTGTCTGCACGACAAGCTTCTCGATTGTCCAG GTCCGATAGAGAACGTGGCAGGCGTAGTATGTCTTCGAGAGATGCCAGATCTGGTATTCGATCACATAGAACTCATGCGAACGGCGCATCTCGAGGATAGACAACTATACTGGTTACAATGTGCTATGGAGGAGAATTGTGTTGCTTCTCAGGCTTATAAGGTACAAAAGGAATCGGAGAATTGGCACCTAGAAACGAGGAGACTTTTAAGATTCACTGCGAGAATTTTAAACGCTGGAATCGCGGATTTTCGACCATCAGTACCGAAACACCTTTGGGAATGGCATATGTGTCATAT GCATTACCACTCGATGGAGGTGTTCGCGACGTTCGACGTGTTGGACTTGAACGGAACACGGTTGGCAGAGGGTCACAAAGCGTCCTTTTGCTTGGAGGACAATCAATGCTTGCCTGGAGTGGAGCCGAG ATACAAATGCGCCAATTACGGTGACCAAGGTATTTCCGTGAATTGTAGCGACATTTACAAGCACAACATCGATTGCCAGTGGGTGGATATAACGGAACTTCCAACCGGAGAGTATATTTTCAAG GTGGCGGTGAATCCGGAGTTCAAAGTGGGCGAGATGTCGTTCGACAATAACGCGGCAATTTGTCGTTTACTCTACACGGAATCGTTCGCCACTGTACATAGTTGCGTCATGGGTCGGCCTTCAACTACGAACCTTTAG
- the LOC122575371 gene encoding lysyl oxidase homolog 2A isoform X2 codes for MRSRMNWKVLVVGFLMTLALVDVCVGNNGTWDKVREKKARIVKKLKKDIRKLKKQEGAVKLVGGENGGHEGNVEILHDGKWGSVCDDEWDYLEANVVCRQLGFDGAIKPTSNGHFGQARRRYWMDNVYCDGSENELSKCRFDGWGASDCEGGEAAGVICAREQQDEEDEGMAKGKPKRKSGKRRIKDIHQQGVAIRLAGGRVHNEGRVEIKLGNSDWGVVCGDSWSLFEAAVVCRQLGLGYASDAIQTNFFGGEKIPMTISGVQCHGDENNLIDCLHDKLLDCPGPIENVAGVVCLREMPDLVFDHIELMRTAHLEDRQLYWLQCAMEENCVASQAYKVQKESENWHLETRRLLRFTARILNAGIADFRPSVPKHLWEWHMCHMHYHSMEVFATFDVLDLNGTRLAEGHKASFCLEDNQCLPGVEPRYKCANYGDQGISVNCSDIYKHNIDCQWVDITELPTGEYIFKGMPRRFESINVLKRT; via the exons ATGAGATCGAGAATGAATTGGAAGGTTTTAGTGGTTGGATTCTTGATGACGTTGGCGTTGGTGGACGTCTGTGTAGGGAACAACGGTACCTGGGATAAAGTTCGCGAGAAGAAGGCGCGGATagtgaagaaattgaagaaggaTATCCGGAAGTTGAAAAAGCAAGAGGGAGCGGTTAAGTTGGTGGGTGGAGAGAACGGTGGACACGAAG GAAACGTGGAAATACTTCACGATGGGAAATGGGGCAGCGTATGCGACGACGAATGGGATTACTTGGAGGCCAATGTGGTTTGCAGGCAATTAGGCTTCGACGGTGCAATTAAACCGACGTCGAACGGCCACTTTGGTCAGGCCAGAA GAAGATATTGGATGGACAACGTGTATTGCGACGGGAGCGAGAACGAACTGTCGAAGTGCCGCTTCGACGGATGGGGTGCTTCCGACTGCGAGGGCGGCGAAGCAGCCGGTGTAATTTGCGCCCGCGAGCAGCAAGACGAGGAGGATGAAGGGATGGCGAAGGGAAAGCCGAAAAGGAAGTCGGGGAAACGGAGAATCAAGGATATCCATCAACAGGGAGTGGCGATAAGGTTGGCCGGCGGCCGTGTCCATAACGAAGGCAGAGTGGAGATCAAACTAGGAAATTCAG attgGGGTGTAGTTTGTGGTGATAGTTGGTCCCTATTCGAAGCCGCGGTGGTTTGCCGGCAATTGGGCCTAGGTTACGCCTCCGACGCCATCCAGACCAACTTCTTTGGCGGCGAGAAGATACCTATGACCATCAGTGGCGTACAGTGTCACGGAGACGAGAACAATCTGATCGACTGTCTGCACGACAAGCTTCTCGATTGTCCAG GTCCGATAGAGAACGTGGCAGGCGTAGTATGTCTTCGAGAGATGCCAGATCTGGTATTCGATCACATAGAACTCATGCGAACGGCGCATCTCGAGGATAGACAACTATACTGGTTACAATGTGCTATGGAGGAGAATTGTGTTGCTTCTCAGGCTTATAAGGTACAAAAGGAATCGGAGAATTGGCACCTAGAAACGAGGAGACTTTTAAGATTCACTGCGAGAATTTTAAACGCTGGAATCGCGGATTTTCGACCATCAGTACCGAAACACCTTTGGGAATGGCATATGTGTCATAT GCATTACCACTCGATGGAGGTGTTCGCGACGTTCGACGTGTTGGACTTGAACGGAACACGGTTGGCAGAGGGTCACAAAGCGTCCTTTTGCTTGGAGGACAATCAATGCTTGCCTGGAGTGGAGCCGAG ATACAAATGCGCCAATTACGGTGACCAAGGTATTTCCGTGAATTGTAGCGACATTTACAAGCACAACATCGATTGCCAGTGGGTGGATATAACGGAACTTCCAACCGGAGAGTATATTTTCAAG GGAATGCCAAGACGATTCGAATCGATCAATGTACTAAAACGTACATGA